One Nostoc punctiforme PCC 73102 DNA window includes the following coding sequences:
- a CDS encoding LLM class flavin-dependent oxidoreductase: MKTGIFCNYDNHHQDARRAISEQVALIKQAESLGFESAWVSEHHFSESNLSPSMLLLMAHLAGLTSTIQLGTAAVLLPFHNPIRVAEDIATLDNLCNGRLLFGVAKGGPFPQQNKHFATLPSEARPKMLEAIALVQKLLYETDVSFNGKYYQCDRLTIYPKPLQSQVPVYVATGGDDGIELAAKHSFSLMGGPPFSLHRLKDTVAKYRALNSSGAENFVLARFFYVGKTFDEAVSEALPFVRQFSQKMKANTAQVLQNSANPNQKPFDRTNICFDEDYLIENSIIGDVETCRDKIKKFQDELNLGTLALKPSSADLQKNLDSLTRYNQEVRNYVF; the protein is encoded by the coding sequence ATGAAAACTGGAATTTTCTGCAATTACGATAATCATCACCAAGATGCTCGTCGTGCTATTTCTGAGCAAGTCGCGCTGATAAAACAGGCAGAAAGTTTAGGTTTTGAGTCAGCCTGGGTGAGTGAGCATCATTTTAGTGAATCCAATCTCAGCCCGTCTATGTTGCTGTTAATGGCACACTTGGCGGGATTGACTTCAACTATCCAACTGGGCACTGCGGCAGTGTTACTGCCATTCCATAACCCAATTCGGGTAGCGGAGGATATCGCCACTCTGGATAACCTGTGCAATGGACGATTATTATTTGGAGTTGCTAAAGGTGGCCCCTTTCCCCAACAAAATAAACATTTTGCGACACTCCCAAGTGAAGCCCGTCCTAAAATGCTAGAGGCGATCGCATTGGTTCAAAAGCTTTTATATGAAACTGATGTATCATTTAATGGCAAGTATTACCAGTGCGATCGCCTGACCATTTACCCAAAACCATTGCAGAGTCAAGTACCAGTGTATGTTGCTACTGGCGGCGATGATGGTATCGAACTTGCCGCTAAACATTCCTTCAGCTTGATGGGTGGGCCGCCATTCTCCCTACACAGATTGAAGGATACTGTTGCTAAATATCGAGCCTTAAATTCTAGTGGTGCAGAAAACTTCGTGCTGGCACGCTTTTTTTATGTTGGCAAAACATTTGACGAGGCTGTGAGTGAAGCGTTACCTTTTGTTCGCCAATTTAGCCAGAAAATGAAAGCTAATACGGCTCAAGTATTGCAGAATAGTGCGAATCCCAACCAAAAACCATTCGATCGCACAAATATTTGTTTCGATGAAGATTATTTGATTGAGAACTCAATCATCGGTGATGTGGAGACTTGTAGAGACAAAATCAAGAAATTTCAGGATGAATTAAATTTAGGTACGCTAGCACTCAAACCCTCGTCTGCGGATCTGCAAAAAAACCTGGACAGTTTGACGCGCTACAACCAAGAGGTGCGAAATTATGTCTTCTAA